A single region of the Triticum dicoccoides isolate Atlit2015 ecotype Zavitan chromosome 2B, WEW_v2.0, whole genome shotgun sequence genome encodes:
- the LOC119366047 gene encoding alpha-N-acetylglucosaminidase-like produces the protein MPPPPPAPRLPLLLALLIACAASGVGCSGPRFAQLDRLRELHQRERRPAAEQADAARGLLARLLPSHPASFEFRVISTAQCGGKACFIINNHPSFDGEGTPEILILGATGVEISAGLHWYLKNYCAAHISWAKTGGAQLSSVPYPGSLPRVPAGGILIQRPVDWSYYQNAVTSSYSFAWWDWERWEKEIDWMALQGINLPLAFTGQETIWQKVFQRYNISKSDLDDFFGGPAFLSWSRMANMHGWGGPLPQTWLDDQLTLQKKILSRMYAFGMSPVLPAFSGNIPAALKLKFPSAKVTHLGNWFTVDSNPRWCCTYLLDASDPLYVEIGKLFIEEQIREYGRTSHVYNCDTFDENTPPLSDPNYISSLGAATFRAMQSGDDDAIWLMQGWLFTYDPFWEPPQMKALLHSVPVGRMIVLDLYAEVKPVWINSDQFYGVPYIWCMLHNFAADFEMYGVLDAVASGPIDARLSENSTMVGVGMSMEGIEQNPIVYDLMSEMGFHHRQVDLQVWIETYPTRRYGKSVVGLQDAWRILHQTLYNCTDGKNDKNRDVIVAFPDVEPFVIQTPGLYTRTSKNYSTMSSENSVVKDASNDAYDQPHIWYDTIAVIHALELFLEYGDEVSDSSTFRYDLVDLTRQALAKYANQIFLKIIQGYKSNNINQVTTLCERFLNLVKDLDVLLASHEGFLLGPWLESAKGLARSKEQEIQYEWNARTQITMWFDNTETKASLLRDYANKYWSGLLRDYYGPRAAIYFKHLISSLKKNEPFALEEWRREWIGLTNNWQSDRKVFATTATGDALNISRSLYIKYLRNADSLGLDGMDSFGKPASL, from the exons atgCCGCCGCCCCCTCCCGCTCCCCGGCTCCCCCTCCTGCTCGCGCTATTGATCGCGTGCGCCGCGTCGGGGGTCGGCTGCTCGGGCCCGCGGTTCGCGCAGCTCGACCGCCTCCGCGAGCTCCACCAGCGGGAGCGCCGGCCTGCCGCCGAGCAGGCGGACGCCGCGCGCGGGCtcctcgcgcgcctcctcccctcccaccCCGCCAGCTTCGAGTTCCGGGTCATCTCCACG GCGCAATGTGGCGGAAAGGCGTGTTTCATCATCAACAACCATCCATCGTTTGATGGAGAAGGAACTCCCGAGATACT GATACTTGGAGCAACTGGGGTAGAAATTTCTGCTGGTCTTCATTGGTATTTAAAAAATTATTGTGCGGCACATATATCATGGGCTAAAACTGGTGGTGCACAATTATCATCTGTTCCATATCCTGGCTCACTACCTCGTGTTCCTGCTGGTGGCATTTTGATTCAAAGACCTGTTGACTGGAGCTACTACCAGAATGCAGTTACATCCAGTT ATTCTTTTGCTTGGTGGGATTGGGAGCGCTGGGAGAAGGAGATTGATTGGATGGCTCTTCAAGGAATCAATTTGCCTCTAGCTTTCACTGGGCAAGAGACTATATGGCAGAAGGTTTTTCAG AGGTACAACATTAGTAAATCTGATTTGGATGATTTCTTTGGTGGGCCGGCCTTTCTTTCATGGTCTCGGATGGCCAATATGCATGG ATGGGGTGGGCCTCTTCCTCAGACTTGGCTTGATGATCAATTAACTCTTCAGAAGAAAATTCTTTCTAGGATGTATGCATTTGGCATGTCCCCAG TTCTTCCAGCCTTTTCTGGTAACATCCCTGCTGCACTGAAGTTAAAATTTCCCTCAGCTAAAGTCACCCACCTTGGAAACTG GTTCACAGTTGACAGCAACCCACGGTGGTGTTGCACATATCTTCTTGATGCATCCGATCCCTTATATGTAGAAATCGGGAAGTTGTTTATAGAAGAACAAATCAGAG AATATGGTAGGACAAGTCATGTATACAACTG TGATACTTTtgatgagaacacccctccattgaGTGATCCAAACTATATTTCTTCCTTGGGTGCTGCGACATTCAGGGCAATGCAaagtggtgatgatgatgctatttgGTTAATGCAA GGTTGGTTGTTTACTTACGATCCTTTCTGGGAACCCCCACAAATGAAG GCACTACTGCATTCTGTTCCAGTTGGCCGAATGATTGTTCTCGATCTGTATGCTGAAGTGAAACCAGTATGGATCAATTCTGATCAGTTCTATGGTGTCCCCTACATCTG GTGCATGCTTCATAATTTTGCTGCGGATTTTGAAATGTATGGTGTCTTGGATGCTGTTGCTTCTGGGCCTATTGATGCTCGACTAAGTGAAAACTCCACAATG GTTGGAGTTGGCATGTCTATGGAAGGTATCGAGCAAAATCCTATTGTTTACGACCTTATGTCAGAAATGGGTTTTCATCACAGACAAGTGGATCTTCAG GTATGGATTGAGACATATCCAACAAGAAGATACGGGAAATCAGTTGTTGGATTGCAAGATGCTTGGCGAATTTTGCACCAAACTTTATATAACTGTACAGATGGTAAAAAT GACAAAAACCGGGATGTGATAGTGGCGTTCCCAGATGTTGAGCCTTTTGTTATTCAAACACCAGGATTGTATACGAGAACTAGCAAAAATTATTCTACAATGTCATCAGAGAATTCTGTCGTGAAGGATGCATCCAATGatgcatatgatcaaccacatatATGGTATGATACCATTGCTGTTATACATGCCCTAGAGCTTTTCCTTGAATATGGAGATGAGGTATCTGACAGTAGCACCTTCAG ATATGACCTCGTGGATTTGACTCGTCAGGCTCTGGCCAAATACGCGAACCAAATCTTCCTAAAGATAATCCAAGGCTACAAATCAAACAACATAAACCAAGTGACCACCCTGTGTGAGCGCTTTCTAAACCTTGTTAAGGATCTTGACGTGCTGCTAGCCTCTCATGAGGGATTTCTGCTTGGGCCCTGGTTGGAAAGTGCAAAGGGCCTTGCACGAAGCAAAGAACAAGAGATACAG TACGAATGGAATGCTAGAACCCAGATTACAATGTGGTTCGACAACACCGAAACAAAAGCAAGCCTGTTGCGTGATTACG CAAACAAGTACTGGAGCGGCCTGCTGCGGGACTACTACGGGCCAAGGGCCGCCATCTACTTCAAGCACCTGATATCAAGCTTGAAGAAGAACGAACCTTTTGCGCTGGAAGAATGGAGGAGGGAGTGGATTGGCCTCACCAACAACTGGCAGAGCGACAGGAAGGTCTTCGCGACCACAGCCACCGGAGACGCCCTAAACATCTCCCGGTCGCTGTACATAAAGTACCTGCGCAACGCCGATTCACTTGGGCTAGATGGTATGGACTCGTTCGGAAAGCCTGCAAGCTTGTAA
- the LOC119366048 gene encoding D-3-phosphoglycerate dehydrogenase 1, chloroplastic-like yields the protein MAAPSPTTAAATHHRALLPAPARRAALAPSSALRLPARARARANRGRICVSAPAALAASTASPPATAAVAVEGKPTVLVAEKLGAAGLALLREFANVDCSYGLSPEELRAKISLCDALIVRSGTKVGRDVFEASGGRLRVVGRAGVGIDNVDLAAATEHGCLVVNAPTANTVAAAEHGIALLCAMARNVAQADASLKAGKWARTKYVGVSLVGKTLAILGFGKVGSEVARRAKGLGMHVIAHDPYASADRARAIGVDLVSMEEAMTTADFISLHMPLTPSTNKMLNDEAFAKMKKGVRIINVARGGVIDEDALVRALDAGIVAQAALDVFTKEPPAADSKLVLHENVTVTPHLGASTVEAQEGVAIEIAEAVTGALKGELAASAVNAPMVPAEVLSELAPYVMLAEKLGRLAVQLVAGGGGIKSVKVTYASARAPDDLDTRLLRAMITKGVIEPISDIFVNLVNADFTAKQRGIRVSEEKIVMDGSPETPLEYIQVQIANVDSKFPSAISDSGLVTVEGRVKDGIPHLTKVGAFEVDVSMEGSLILCRQVDQPGMIGSVGSVLGEENVNVSFMSVGRIAPRKTAIMAIGVDEEPSKATLTKIGEIPAIEEFVFLKL from the exons ATGGCGGCGCCGTccccgaccaccgccgccgccacccaccaccgcgccctcctcccggCCCCGGCCCGCCGCGCGGCCCTCGCCCCGTCCTCCGCGCTCCGCCTCCcggcccgcgcccgcgcccgcgccaaCCGCGGCCGCATCTGCGTCTCCGCGCCCGCCGCCCTCGCCGCGTCGACCGCGTCCCCGCCCGCGACGGCCGCGGTGGCCGTCGAGGGCAAGCCCACGGTGCTCGTGGCCGAGAAGCTCGGCGCCGCGGGGCTCGCGCTGCTCCGGGAGTTCGCCAACGTCGACTGCTCCTACGGCCTCTCCCCCGAGGAGCTCCGCGCCAAGATCTCGCTCTGCGACGCGCTCATCGTGCGCTCGGGGACCAAGGTCGGCCGCGACGTCTTCGAGGCCTCGGGGGGCCGGCTCCGCGTCGTCGGCCGCGCGGGGGTCGGGATCGACAACGTCgatctcgccgccgccaccgagcacGGCTGCCTCGTCGTCAACGCGCCCACCGCcaacaccgtcgccgccgccgagcacGGCATCGCGCTGCTCTGCGCCATGGCCCGGAACGTCGCCCAGGCCGACGCCTCGCTCAAGGCTG GTAAATGGGCGCGAACCAAGTATGTTGGTGTGTCTCTTGTTGGCAAAACTCTTGCTATCCTTGGATTTGGAAAGGTCGGGTCAGAGGTCGCACGCCGTGCCAAGGGTCTAGGAATGCACGTGATTGCACACGATCCATATGCCTCTGCTGATCGTGCTCGCGCTATTGGAGTTGACCTAGTAAGCATGGAAGAGGCCATGACAACTGCTGACTTTATCTCGTTGCATATGCCCCTTACTCCTTCAACAAACAAGATGCTCAACGATGAAGCCTTCGCGAAGATGAAGAAGGGCGTTCGGATTATAAATGTTGCCCGTGGTGGTGTGATTGATGAAGATGCTCTAGTCAGGGCTCTTGATGCAGGAATTGTTGCACAG GCTGCTCTTGATGTGTTCACTAAAGAGCCTCCAGCAGCAGACAGCAAGTTAGTGCTGCATGAGAATGTTACTGTGACACCACATCTTGGTGCCAGCACAGTAGAAGCACAG GAAGGAGTGGCTATTGAAATAGCTGAAGCTGTCACTGGAGCTCTGAAAGGGGAGCTTGCAGCTTCTGCGGTCAATGCACCAATGGTTCCTGCTGAG GTGCTGTCAGAGCTTGCACCTTATGTCATGCTCGCTGAAAAGCTTGGGCGCCTAGCTGTCCAGCTAGTTGCTGGTGGTGGCGGTATCAAGTCTGTGAAGGTGACCTATGCATCTGCAAGGGCTCCCGATGATCTTGACACGAGACTTCTCCGTGCGATGATCACCAAGGGTGTGATCGAGCCAATCTCCGACATTTTCGTCAATCTGGTCAACGCTGACTTCACCGCGAAGCAGAGGGGCATCCGTGTCAGCGAGGAGAAAATCGTGATGGATGGCTCACCCGAGACACCTCTCGAGTACATTCAGGTTCAGATAGCCAATGTGGATTCCAAATTCCCGAGTGCGATATCTGACTCTGGATTGGTCACGGTGGAGGGGCGGGTGAAGGACGGCATCCCTCACCTTACCAAGGTCGGAGCGTTCGAGGTGGATGTGAGCATGGAGGGCAGCCTGATCCTGTGCAGGCAGGTGGACCAGCCCGGCATGATCGGGTCGGTCGGAAGCGTCCTGGGCGAGGAGAACGTCAACGTCAGCTTCATGAGCGTCGGGAGGATCGCTCCCCGCAAGACGGCTATCATGGCGATCGGTGTTGATGAGGAGCCCAGCAAGGCCACGCTGACCAAGATCGGGGAGATCCCCGCGATCGAGGAGTTTGTCTTCCTCAAGCTCTAG